The Pseudarthrobacter sp. NS4 genome includes a window with the following:
- a CDS encoding VOC family protein produces MPYFEPEDLDAALENAVNHGGKILLDPVEAAPGHWVAIVADPSGAKVALTRISRQDP; encoded by the coding sequence GTGCCGTACTTCGAACCGGAGGACCTGGACGCGGCGCTGGAGAACGCCGTGAACCACGGCGGGAAGATTCTCCTCGATCCTGTGGAAGCCGCCCCCGGCCACTGGGTGGCGATAGTGGCTGACCCGTCAGGCGCGAAAGTCGCGCTGACCCGCATCAGCCGCCAGGACCCCTGA
- a CDS encoding GAF and ANTAR domain-containing protein, with amino-acid sequence MVNESRQLPPELVVDHLQDLVLKTQDVKEMLEELAEFTALTLSDPAVAFCSITLLRRKKPVTVASSEKGALRLDETQYRSGEGPCLAAIRERMVIHVPDLRREPRWTEYTAAALVEGVGSSLSVPLVLEGEAEAGLNMYSTRAHGFTAEDITSVESDAYHASKALRLAVRISQLAETKNHLSAALESRTVIDLATGAIMAQNRCSQESAIKILKIASSSRNVKLRDIAASVVASLTGDGDVRTHFDA; translated from the coding sequence ATGGTCAACGAATCACGCCAGTTGCCTCCGGAACTCGTCGTCGATCACCTGCAGGACCTCGTCCTGAAGACCCAGGACGTAAAAGAGATGCTGGAGGAGCTCGCGGAGTTCACGGCCCTGACACTCTCCGACCCCGCCGTTGCCTTTTGCAGCATCACGTTGTTGCGCCGAAAGAAGCCAGTGACGGTGGCCAGCAGTGAAAAGGGTGCGCTCCGGCTCGATGAAACGCAATACCGCTCCGGCGAGGGGCCATGCCTGGCAGCTATCCGGGAACGGATGGTCATCCATGTGCCGGACCTGCGCCGGGAACCCCGCTGGACCGAATACACCGCAGCGGCACTGGTTGAGGGGGTGGGGTCAAGCTTATCGGTGCCCCTGGTGCTGGAGGGGGAAGCGGAAGCTGGCCTCAACATGTACTCCACCCGTGCGCACGGCTTTACTGCCGAGGACATCACGAGCGTTGAATCCGATGCCTACCATGCGTCCAAGGCCCTCCGGCTTGCAGTCCGGATCAGTCAGTTGGCCGAGACCAAAAACCACCTCTCAGCCGCGCTGGAGTCACGCACGGTAATAGATCTGGCCACCGGTGCCATCATGGCGCAAAACCGGTGCAGCCAGGAATCGGCGATAAAAATCCTGAAAATCGCGTCCAGCTCCCGCAACGTCAAACTGCGGGATATAGCAGCATCTGTGGTTGCGTCATTGACCGGTGACGGCGATGTCCGGACGCATTTCGACGCTTAG
- a CDS encoding CBS domain-containing protein — protein sequence MLTVKDVMVSQVVTISPYSTLREALSMMKERQVKSLVVDRQHAHDAYGMLSYRELLDTVVAQEGDVDLLNVYDAATIPAITVNEDLSVRQAAALMSRYHLSRLVVVEGNQLVGLLAMNDILARRMEELTVSPPPYQS from the coding sequence ATGCTCACTGTCAAAGACGTCATGGTTTCCCAGGTGGTCACGATCTCCCCCTACAGCACGCTGCGTGAGGCGCTGTCCATGATGAAGGAGCGGCAGGTCAAAAGCCTGGTGGTGGACCGCCAGCACGCACACGACGCCTACGGCATGCTGAGTTACCGGGAACTCCTGGACACCGTCGTGGCGCAGGAAGGCGATGTTGACCTCCTGAACGTCTACGACGCCGCCACGATCCCTGCCATCACCGTTAACGAGGACCTGTCCGTGCGGCAGGCCGCAGCCCTGATGAGCCGTTACCACCTCAGCCGGCTGGTGGTGGTGGAGGGCAACCAACTCGTCGGCCTGCTGGCGATGAACGACATCCTGGCCCGGCGGATGGAAGAACTGACGGTCAGTCCTCCCCCTTATCAAAGCTGA
- a CDS encoding ABC transporter permease, giving the protein MPDIAALVPTLVALAILMALTVTVLWGSRTPSFIAPAMAVLRGATQLALISLVLGGIITDPLWVAVALLVMFTVAVVTATRRLTWSWQRFTAVAATMAVGIAVTLAVVFGTGAIEFTPRYVLAVGGIVIGNCMSIAVLAGRRFFEAVHEQWHEVEGWLALGAMPRRATLTQARQSVYSALIPSIDQTKTTGLVTLPGAFVGAIFGGASPLEAGRFQVVVLASILTAGSITAVALIRSLRAVKVRPEPL; this is encoded by the coding sequence ATGCCCGACATCGCTGCCCTGGTGCCCACCCTCGTGGCCCTCGCCATCCTGATGGCACTTACGGTGACCGTGCTGTGGGGCTCGCGGACGCCGTCGTTCATTGCCCCAGCCATGGCCGTTCTCCGTGGCGCCACCCAGCTCGCGCTCATCAGCCTGGTGCTGGGGGGCATCATCACCGACCCCCTGTGGGTTGCAGTGGCGCTGCTTGTCATGTTCACCGTGGCCGTCGTGACAGCGACCCGCCGGCTGACCTGGTCCTGGCAGCGCTTCACGGCGGTGGCAGCCACCATGGCGGTGGGCATAGCGGTGACCCTGGCCGTGGTGTTCGGCACCGGGGCCATCGAGTTCACCCCCCGCTATGTCCTGGCCGTGGGCGGAATCGTGATCGGCAACTGCATGAGCATCGCCGTACTGGCCGGGCGCCGGTTCTTCGAGGCAGTCCATGAGCAGTGGCACGAGGTGGAAGGCTGGCTGGCGCTGGGGGCCATGCCGCGCCGCGCAACCCTCACCCAGGCCCGCCAGTCGGTTTACTCAGCCCTGATCCCCTCCATCGACCAGACCAAAACCACCGGCCTGGTCACCCTGCCCGGGGCATTCGTTGGCGCGATCTTCGGCGGGGCGTCCCCGCTCGAAGCGGGCCGGTTCCAGGTGGTGGTCCTGGCGTCCATCCTCACAGCCGGGTCCATCACCGCTGTCGCACTGATCCGGTCCCTCCGCGCCGTCAAGGTGCGCCCCGAGCCGCTGTAG
- a CDS encoding DUF1538 domain-containing protein — MEHLNRFAGEFLKALKNLLPIVLVVVLFQLLVFRSIPDDPLQLVAGLVIVAAGIALFLHGLDLSIFPVGKNLANQFVRRGALGLLLPFGFAIGFAASVAEPAVIAVAEQAQLVSQGRISALVLRFVIAVSVGLVMVLGVLRVLRGWAVYKLLIAGYVVVLLLTYAAPPEIIGIAYDSGGVTTNIVSVPLIAAIGLGLANSIRGRSLLADGFGLVALCVMVPMIGVQLYGTWVYTFGGAGTAPSAAGSGGDPGDWVVGMILGLASMVREVLPIVGVVLFFQYVALRRRLAHPLRVVVGFVMVLVGLYAFVVGLKLGLFPLGTLMAEQLIEQGVPALILLFSLLIGFAVTMAEPALLAIGEQAEDASPGRISAFAVRVIVAAGVALGIAFGVFRILTGGPFHYFIMAAYAVAIVLVFLAPKYIIALAFDLGGVTTSEVTVPLVTALGIGLAAAVDGRDVLIDGFGLIAFASVFPVIAVMVYAMVMEKFPLLRREPA, encoded by the coding sequence ATGGAGCACCTTAACCGATTCGCAGGCGAATTCCTCAAGGCGCTCAAGAACCTCCTGCCCATCGTGCTCGTGGTGGTCCTGTTCCAACTGCTGGTGTTCCGCTCCATACCCGATGACCCCCTGCAACTCGTGGCCGGGCTCGTAATTGTGGCCGCGGGCATCGCGTTGTTCCTGCACGGCCTGGACCTGAGCATCTTCCCGGTAGGCAAGAACCTGGCCAACCAGTTCGTCCGGCGGGGCGCCCTGGGGCTGCTGCTGCCCTTTGGCTTCGCCATCGGGTTCGCCGCCTCCGTCGCAGAGCCGGCCGTGATCGCGGTGGCAGAGCAGGCACAACTGGTCAGCCAGGGACGGATCAGCGCGCTGGTGCTGCGGTTTGTCATCGCAGTTTCGGTGGGGCTTGTCATGGTTTTGGGCGTCCTGCGCGTCCTGCGCGGGTGGGCGGTGTACAAGCTCCTGATTGCAGGCTACGTAGTGGTGCTGCTGCTCACTTACGCCGCGCCGCCGGAAATCATCGGCATTGCGTACGATTCGGGTGGGGTCACCACCAACATCGTCAGCGTGCCGTTGATCGCCGCGATTGGTTTGGGGCTGGCGAATTCGATCAGGGGACGCAGCCTGCTTGCGGACGGGTTCGGGCTTGTGGCGCTGTGCGTGATGGTGCCCATGATCGGCGTCCAGCTCTACGGAACCTGGGTCTATACCTTCGGCGGCGCCGGAACGGCGCCGTCCGCCGCCGGGTCAGGCGGGGACCCTGGAGACTGGGTGGTGGGCATGATCCTGGGCCTGGCGTCCATGGTCCGGGAGGTCCTGCCGATCGTGGGCGTGGTCCTGTTCTTCCAGTACGTGGCACTGCGGCGCAGGCTGGCACACCCGCTGCGGGTGGTCGTCGGGTTCGTTATGGTCCTGGTAGGCCTGTATGCCTTTGTGGTGGGGCTCAAGCTGGGCCTCTTCCCGCTCGGGACGCTCATGGCGGAGCAGCTGATCGAGCAGGGAGTCCCGGCGCTGATCCTGCTTTTCAGCCTGCTGATCGGATTTGCGGTCACCATGGCCGAACCGGCCCTGCTGGCGATCGGTGAGCAGGCGGAGGACGCGTCGCCCGGCAGGATCAGCGCCTTTGCGGTCCGCGTGATCGTGGCGGCAGGTGTGGCCCTGGGAATCGCCTTCGGCGTATTCCGCATCCTGACCGGCGGGCCCTTCCATTACTTCATCATGGCCGCCTACGCCGTGGCGATCGTCCTGGTGTTTCTTGCACCGAAGTACATCATCGCCCTGGCCTTCGATCTTGGTGGCGTGACGACGTCGGAAGTCACCGTGCCGCTGGTGACCGCCCTCGGCATCGGCCTGGCAGCCGCGGTGGACGGCCGGGACGTGTTGATTGACGGGTTTGGACTGATCGCTTTCGCCTCGGTCTTCCCGGTCATAGCCGTCATGGTGTATGCCATGGTGATGGAGAAATTTCCCCTGCTGAGGAGGGAACCGGCATGA
- a CDS encoding P-II family nitrogen regulator, whose product MKFTAVVVIAPDDLEEKVIEHAQRVGATGVTILPGKGIGGEARKTFFGLTFEGTQSVLLMVVGTHLTAPILKELHTVLVKGSESRGLAFAIPIEHLTGIDMRQVVRFEEHLRREGA is encoded by the coding sequence ATGAAGTTCACAGCCGTTGTGGTCATCGCACCCGACGACCTGGAAGAGAAGGTCATTGAACACGCGCAACGGGTGGGTGCCACGGGCGTGACCATCCTTCCGGGCAAGGGCATTGGCGGGGAAGCCCGGAAGACGTTTTTCGGGCTCACCTTCGAAGGGACCCAGTCGGTGCTGCTGATGGTGGTGGGAACCCACCTGACGGCACCGATCCTGAAGGAGCTGCACACCGTCCTGGTCAAGGGATCGGAGTCGAGGGGCCTCGCGTTCGCGATTCCCATCGAGCACCTGACGGGTATCGACATGCGCCAGGTGGTCAGGTTTGAGGAGCATCTGCGCCGAGAGGGCGCCTGA
- a CDS encoding four-helix bundle copper-binding protein produces the protein MTHVESMLDAHPRDLGNIDKAKLAECIQACFECAQTCAACADACLSEEMVAELTKCIRTNLDCVDICAATGKILSRHASDTGTPRAVLEACRIACRACADECGQHASMHRHCELCAEACRRCEQACADLLASLG, from the coding sequence ATGACACATGTAGAGTCCATGCTGGACGCCCACCCCCGGGACCTCGGAAACATCGATAAGGCCAAGCTCGCCGAATGCATCCAGGCGTGCTTTGAGTGCGCGCAGACGTGCGCCGCCTGCGCCGACGCCTGCCTCAGCGAAGAGATGGTCGCCGAGCTCACCAAGTGCATCCGCACCAACCTCGACTGCGTGGACATCTGCGCGGCGACCGGAAAAATCCTCTCCCGCCACGCCAGTGACACCGGGACCCCCCGTGCAGTGCTGGAGGCATGCCGCATCGCATGCCGGGCCTGTGCCGATGAATGCGGACAGCATGCCTCGATGCACCGGCACTGCGAGCTGTGCGCCGAGGCTTGCCGCCGCTGCGAGCAGGCCTGCGCCGACCTCCTGGCATCGCTGGGCTGA
- a CDS encoding ion transporter, whose translation MTEPRRGPDASTASERSGRLRRAEELARRLDKPMGILGVIFLFVVLGQLIATEPGLAGAFVVAGWLFWAVFVAEFLLRAYIAGFSKDFWRKSWWQVIFLLVPFLRFFRALQALRLVRIARLARYGSILSAGVRGSRSAGRLLTSRIGWLTAVTAVVILASSQLLYTTGEHSSYADALFESAMAAITGTGITGTSLFSRVLQVLLAIYSVAVFATLAGTLGAFFLGRKDEPGRRLP comes from the coding sequence ATGACAGAACCCCGACGCGGCCCTGACGCCAGCACCGCATCCGAGCGAAGCGGCCGGCTTCGCCGGGCGGAAGAGTTGGCCCGCCGCCTGGACAAGCCGATGGGAATCCTGGGCGTCATCTTCCTCTTCGTAGTGCTCGGCCAACTGATAGCAACGGAGCCTGGACTGGCGGGCGCCTTCGTCGTGGCCGGCTGGCTGTTCTGGGCAGTGTTCGTGGCTGAATTCCTGTTGCGCGCCTACATCGCCGGGTTCAGCAAGGACTTCTGGCGCAAGAGCTGGTGGCAGGTCATCTTCCTGCTCGTACCGTTCCTGAGGTTTTTCCGCGCCCTGCAGGCCCTTCGGCTGGTGCGCATCGCCAGGCTGGCGCGCTACGGGTCGATCCTTTCGGCAGGAGTACGGGGTTCACGTTCCGCCGGAAGGCTGTTGACCAGCCGGATCGGCTGGTTGACGGCTGTCACCGCGGTGGTCATCCTGGCCTCAAGCCAGCTCCTCTACACGACAGGGGAGCACAGCTCCTACGCCGACGCCCTCTTCGAATCGGCGATGGCCGCCATCACCGGCACCGGCATCACCGGCACCAGCCTCTTCTCCCGGGTCCTTCAGGTCCTTCTCGCCATCTATTCGGTGGCCGTTTTCGCCACCCTGGCCGGCACGCTGGGCGCGTTTTTCCTGGGGCGGAAGGATGAGCCCGGCCGCCGGTTACCCTAG
- a CDS encoding four-helix bundle copper-binding protein encodes MTHIRSMIDTYPKDLGDLELTKLAQCISACFECAQTCTACADACLAEDMVADLAKCIRTNLDCADICAATGNVLSRRTGFDPNVTRALLEACRAACKSCGDECEQHAGMHDHCQVCAEACRRCEKACADLMTSLA; translated from the coding sequence ATGACCCATATACGGTCCATGATCGACACCTACCCCAAGGACTTGGGTGACCTCGAACTCACCAAGCTTGCGCAGTGCATCAGCGCCTGTTTTGAATGCGCCCAGACGTGTACTGCCTGCGCCGACGCCTGCCTGGCTGAGGACATGGTGGCGGACCTGGCCAAATGCATCCGCACCAACCTGGACTGCGCGGACATCTGCGCCGCCACGGGAAACGTGCTGTCCCGGCGTACAGGCTTCGACCCAAATGTCACCCGCGCGTTGCTGGAAGCCTGCCGCGCCGCCTGCAAGTCGTGCGGGGACGAATGCGAACAGCACGCCGGGATGCATGACCACTGCCAGGTCTGCGCTGAAGCATGCCGCCGCTGCGAAAAGGCATGCGCCGACCTGATGACCTCACTTGCCTAA
- the nhaA gene encoding Na+/H+ antiporter NhaA, with the protein MAGNSAHESTPRIPARGSYAEALRIGEILRKEAVGGILLVITAAAALVWANSPASESYFALRDFRFGYEPWHLNLSLGAWAADGLLAIFFFLVGLELKKEFVAGDLRSINRAVVPVAAAVGGVAVPALVYVAVNLTRPETVSGWAIPTATDIAFAVAVLAIVGSHLPAALRIFLLTLAVVDDLMAISIIAIFYSDKVDPVPLLWALLPFAVYTVLAQKFSRFFKMKPAAAWFILLPIGAVVWALVHAGGIHATVAGVLLGFAVPVIRSQASGGPAAGPGLSEVFEHRFRPLSAGFAVPVFAFFSAGVAVGGWEGLGSALADAVTIGIILGLVVGKPVGIVGITWLLTKVTKVRLDPSLRWIDLTGVALLAGIGFTVSLLIADLSFAGDPATNNHAKVGILTASLLAAVLASIILRARNRRYRRIEAEEAADADQDGIPDVYQQGEGDQPGRASRQDRTPRSRGEAQKP; encoded by the coding sequence ATGGCAGGAAATTCCGCTCACGAGTCCACACCACGCATCCCGGCCCGGGGCAGTTACGCAGAGGCGCTCCGTATCGGTGAGATCCTCCGCAAAGAGGCGGTTGGCGGAATTTTATTGGTCATCACCGCCGCTGCGGCGTTGGTATGGGCTAATTCGCCGGCTTCCGAAAGTTATTTCGCGTTGCGGGACTTCCGCTTTGGTTATGAACCGTGGCATTTGAATCTCAGCCTGGGTGCTTGGGCGGCGGACGGGCTGCTGGCAATCTTCTTCTTCCTGGTGGGCCTGGAGCTCAAGAAGGAATTCGTGGCCGGAGACCTGCGCAGCATAAATCGTGCAGTCGTGCCGGTGGCCGCCGCTGTTGGCGGGGTGGCTGTTCCGGCGCTGGTCTACGTTGCTGTCAACTTGACCAGGCCCGAGACGGTCAGCGGCTGGGCGATCCCGACAGCAACTGACATTGCCTTCGCTGTTGCCGTGTTGGCCATCGTGGGGTCCCATCTGCCGGCCGCCCTGAGGATCTTCCTGCTGACGTTGGCCGTCGTCGATGACCTGATGGCCATCTCCATCATCGCCATCTTTTACTCCGATAAAGTCGACCCGGTGCCCCTTCTGTGGGCCTTGCTGCCTTTCGCTGTCTACACGGTCCTGGCGCAGAAGTTCAGCCGGTTCTTCAAAATGAAGCCGGCTGCTGCCTGGTTCATTCTGTTGCCTATCGGCGCGGTGGTCTGGGCCCTGGTCCATGCCGGCGGGATCCACGCCACGGTGGCTGGGGTTCTGCTGGGTTTCGCCGTCCCCGTGATCCGCAGCCAGGCAAGCGGTGGACCCGCCGCAGGTCCGGGCCTGTCAGAGGTCTTCGAGCACCGGTTCCGCCCGCTTTCGGCCGGTTTCGCCGTTCCGGTCTTCGCGTTCTTCTCAGCAGGCGTGGCTGTAGGCGGCTGGGAGGGACTAGGTTCGGCCCTTGCAGACGCCGTGACGATCGGCATCATCCTTGGCCTGGTTGTGGGAAAGCCCGTAGGCATTGTTGGCATCACATGGTTGCTGACCAAAGTCACAAAGGTCCGCCTGGATCCGTCGCTTCGCTGGATCGATCTCACCGGCGTGGCGCTGCTGGCCGGCATCGGATTCACGGTCTCCCTGCTGATCGCGGACCTGAGCTTCGCCGGAGACCCTGCCACGAACAACCACGCCAAAGTCGGCATCCTGACCGCATCACTCCTCGCCGCCGTCCTGGCCTCCATTATTCTGCGCGCGCGCAATCGGCGTTACCGCCGCATTGAGGCCGAAGAGGCGGCCGATGCAGACCAGGACGGAATACCGGACGTGTACCAGCAGGGGGAGGGAGACCAGCCCGGCCGGGCTTCCCGGCAAGACCGGACGCCGCGTTCCAGGGGTGAGGCGCAGAAACCCTAA
- a CDS encoding DUF421 domain-containing protein — MWFDSWPEVLRVLIIGSVSYAALVLVLRVSGKRTLGQLNAFDFIVTVAFGSTLATILLNSDVAFLEGLTALALLAGLQFVVAWASAHVPGARAAVTARPVALVVSGELQHNQLRRNRLSESEVLQAVRGTGSGDLSNIAAVVLETNGTLSVIPEGKLGDASALEGVQNAPGPERP; from the coding sequence ATGTGGTTTGATTCCTGGCCGGAGGTTCTTCGTGTCCTGATCATCGGTTCAGTTTCGTACGCGGCCCTGGTGCTGGTCCTGCGGGTGTCCGGCAAGAGGACGCTGGGGCAGCTGAACGCATTTGATTTCATCGTCACCGTGGCCTTCGGGTCCACGCTCGCGACCATCCTGCTCAATTCCGACGTCGCCTTCCTTGAGGGGCTGACGGCGCTGGCGCTGCTCGCGGGGCTGCAGTTCGTCGTCGCCTGGGCGTCCGCCCACGTGCCCGGAGCCCGGGCCGCCGTAACGGCCCGGCCTGTGGCACTGGTAGTGTCCGGCGAACTTCAGCACAACCAGCTGCGCCGGAACCGCCTCAGCGAATCCGAGGTGCTGCAGGCTGTACGCGGCACCGGATCCGGCGACCTGTCCAATATTGCTGCGGTGGTGCTGGAAACCAACGGGACCCTCAGTGTCATCCCGGAGGGCAAACTCGGGGACGCGTCGGCGCTTGAGGGTGTCCAAAACGCTCCCGGCCCGGAACGTCCATGA
- a CDS encoding DUF2254 domain-containing protein, which produces MNGRIAPWLDALRTQLWPLPALAVALAVVMGMALPALDSALDGEMPESVTVFLFSGGPEAARSVLQAISGSLITVTSLTFSLTVVTLQLASSQFSPRLLRTFTSDRFVHGTLALFLAAFAFALTVLRSVRDEGNGNTAFVPEISVTVAFGLAIASVVGLVLFLAHLTREIRVETMMRRVNVETQETMDRVFPEDRPERGPEPFPSSGSFAVNASSSGFLTSFDKDALLQAAKDSGAVVRMDREPGSSLVEGVPFATAWPVAPGATFSPEAREKLAKDINAAVATGFERTNVQDVGFGFRQLVDVAARALSPGINDPTTAVHVIGHLSALLCRLTGRDPGPEHLTDDDGRVRVVLALPVFRDFLDVAMNQPRQFGAMDPAVVERLLGLLSELAWCDREGQYRAEVLDHLGRMRNAIGAGDYATTERKILLDKADSISSRQA; this is translated from the coding sequence ATGAACGGGCGCATTGCGCCCTGGCTTGATGCCCTGCGGACCCAGCTGTGGCCGCTTCCGGCGTTGGCAGTTGCGCTGGCCGTGGTCATGGGGATGGCCTTGCCCGCCCTTGATTCCGCACTTGACGGTGAAATGCCCGAGAGCGTCACGGTGTTTCTCTTCAGCGGAGGCCCGGAAGCTGCAAGGTCGGTCCTGCAGGCCATCTCGGGGTCGCTCATCACGGTAACGTCCCTGACCTTCTCGCTTACCGTGGTTACCCTGCAATTGGCCAGCAGCCAGTTCTCGCCGCGGCTGCTGAGGACTTTTACCTCGGACCGGTTCGTGCACGGGACGCTGGCCCTATTCCTGGCCGCCTTCGCCTTCGCCTTGACCGTCCTGCGAAGCGTCCGTGACGAAGGCAACGGAAACACGGCCTTCGTACCGGAAATCTCGGTCACCGTCGCGTTTGGGCTCGCCATCGCCAGCGTCGTCGGGCTGGTCCTCTTCCTGGCGCACCTCACCCGGGAAATCCGGGTGGAAACAATGATGCGCAGGGTGAACGTGGAAACCCAGGAAACCATGGACCGGGTCTTTCCCGAAGACCGGCCAGAACGCGGACCGGAGCCCTTTCCGTCGTCCGGCAGCTTCGCCGTCAACGCCAGTTCCTCAGGTTTCCTGACCTCGTTTGATAAGGACGCACTGCTGCAGGCCGCGAAAGACTCAGGTGCCGTGGTACGGATGGACCGGGAACCGGGCAGCTCGCTGGTGGAGGGCGTTCCCTTTGCTACCGCCTGGCCAGTGGCACCGGGAGCAACGTTTAGCCCCGAAGCCCGGGAGAAGCTGGCAAAGGACATCAATGCCGCTGTGGCAACGGGTTTTGAACGCACCAACGTCCAGGACGTCGGCTTCGGCTTCCGGCAGCTGGTGGATGTTGCAGCCCGTGCGCTCTCCCCTGGTATCAACGACCCCACCACGGCAGTGCACGTCATCGGGCACCTCTCGGCACTCCTGTGCCGGCTCACGGGCAGGGATCCCGGCCCGGAGCACCTTACAGACGATGACGGCCGGGTCAGGGTAGTGCTGGCACTTCCTGTATTCCGGGACTTTCTCGATGTGGCGATGAACCAACCCAGGCAATTCGGAGCCATGGATCCTGCCGTCGTGGAGCGCCTCCTTGGGCTGCTTTCGGAGCTTGCGTGGTGCGACAGGGAGGGCCAATACCGGGCGGAGGTTCTGGACCACCTGGGCCGGATGCGGAACGCCATCGGCGCCGGGGACTACGCCACCACGGAACGGAAAATCCTGCTGGACAAGGCGGACTCCATAAGCTCCAGGCAGGCATAG
- a CDS encoding carboxylate-amine ligase has product MGTQDHGGTGSPGRTRTFGIEEELLLVDPGKGEPVPMAGALLDLYVRPMDSGSGPVLTAEFQQEMIEVVTPPHPTMASLEADIIAGRAIADRAAQDVGVRAAALGTSPLPCDPHPVRLRRFAAMAEEYGLTAREQLTCGCHIHVSVASAEEGVAVLDRIRVWLPVLIALSANSPFWHGEDTGYASYRSQVWSRWPTAGPLEILGSPDAYHQLVHDMVSTGVALDEGMIYFDARLSRHYPTVEIRIADVCLRPWNTVLLAGIARGLVETAAREWRAGIEPPAVPTTLLRLAGWKASRWGLRGELLDPHTHRPVPALAVVNSLVHHIHEALEDIGDLQRVEELVDDLLKAGTGAVRQLEVLHRTGDLEDVVDDAANCTLWAPNR; this is encoded by the coding sequence ATGGGCACGCAGGATCACGGCGGCACGGGCAGTCCCGGACGCACCAGGACGTTCGGGATAGAGGAGGAGTTGCTCCTGGTGGACCCGGGCAAGGGGGAGCCCGTGCCCATGGCCGGCGCGCTCCTCGACCTGTATGTCCGCCCCATGGACTCCGGTTCCGGCCCGGTCCTCACTGCAGAGTTCCAGCAGGAGATGATCGAGGTGGTCACCCCGCCGCACCCCACCATGGCGTCACTGGAGGCAGACATCATCGCCGGACGGGCCATTGCGGACAGGGCAGCGCAGGATGTCGGAGTCAGGGCAGCCGCCCTTGGCACCTCCCCGCTGCCCTGCGATCCGCATCCGGTGCGGCTCCGGCGGTTTGCGGCCATGGCGGAGGAATACGGGCTGACGGCCAGGGAGCAGCTCACGTGCGGCTGCCACATCCACGTCTCCGTTGCGTCGGCGGAAGAAGGCGTGGCCGTCCTGGACCGGATCCGGGTATGGCTGCCGGTACTGATCGCGCTCAGTGCCAACTCCCCGTTCTGGCATGGGGAGGACACCGGCTACGCCAGCTACCGCTCGCAGGTCTGGAGCCGGTGGCCAACCGCAGGCCCGCTGGAGATCCTCGGTTCGCCCGACGCCTACCACCAGCTGGTGCATGACATGGTGAGCACCGGCGTCGCACTCGATGAAGGCATGATCTACTTTGACGCCCGCCTCTCCCGGCATTATCCAACGGTGGAAATCCGCATCGCTGACGTGTGCCTGCGGCCCTGGAACACCGTGTTGTTGGCCGGCATTGCCCGAGGGCTGGTCGAGACCGCTGCGCGGGAATGGCGTGCCGGGATCGAGCCGCCGGCCGTCCCCACCACCCTGCTGCGGCTGGCGGGCTGGAAGGCCAGCCGCTGGGGGCTGCGGGGGGAGCTGCTGGACCCGCACACGCACCGCCCGGTGCCGGCGCTCGCCGTCGTCAACTCCCTCGTGCACCATATCCATGAGGCGCTGGAGGATATCGGGGACCTGCAGCGGGTGGAGGAGCTGGTGGACGACCTGCTGAAGGCCGGAACCGGCGCCGTCCGGCAACTGGAAGTGCTGCACCGCACCGGAGACCTCGAGGACGTGGTGGATGACGCGGCCAACTGCACGTTGTGGGCGCCTAATCGGTGA